Proteins encoded in a region of the Rutidosis leptorrhynchoides isolate AG116_Rl617_1_P2 chromosome 9, CSIRO_AGI_Rlap_v1, whole genome shotgun sequence genome:
- the LOC139868164 gene encoding uncharacterized protein gives MNFYANDYLIEPTLHDIQCLYEGHEEIHGLPGMFGSIDCMHWAWAKCLVAWRGQFKRGNHSHPTIMLETIASYDNWIWHAYFGVAGTNNDINVLDSIDLFKSMINEDMPDVPFVANGVEYPTGYCWLNMF, from the coding sequence ATGAATTTTTATGCGAACGACTACCTAATAGAGCCTACGTTGCATGACATTCAATGTTTGTACGAGGGTCATGAGGAGATTCATGGTTTACCGGGCATGTTCGGTAGcatcgattgtatgcattgggcatgGGCAAAATGTCTGGTTGCCTGGAGAGGCCAATTTAAGCGAGGCAACCATAGTCACCCAACTATTATGCTTGAAACCATCGCCTCGTATGATAATTGGATATGGCATGCGTATTTTGGTGTGGCGGGCACAAACAACGACATAAATGTGTTGGACTCTATTGATTTGTTCAAGTCAATGATTAATGAAGACATGCCAGACGTCCCTTTCGTGGCAAACGGTGTTGAGTACCCAACGGGATACTGTTGgttgaatatgttttga